A genomic stretch from Arachis stenosperma cultivar V10309 chromosome 3, arast.V10309.gnm1.PFL2, whole genome shotgun sequence includes:
- the LOC130967461 gene encoding uncharacterized protein LOC130967461 isoform X2 — protein sequence MASSRATRVLSLTRRPFSSSSSLKFDAGVSMVQGASRGIGLEFVKQLLEKNDKGHVVATCRNPDASTGLAQLKDKFADRLKLLPLDLTVETSIQASASSVRETYGHLNLLINASGILSIPQVLQPETSLNKLEKSALMLTYEINAVGPILVIKHMWPLLKVGGGFGTERSTAVVASLSARVGSIGDNHLGGWHSYRSSKTALNQLSKTAAVEFARKKDPIVCILLHPGTVDTDLSKPFQKNVPKEKLFSKEFSVQKLLSIIDNVKSNDNGKFFAWDGQEIPW from the exons ATGGCATCGTCACGCGCCACGCGAGTCTTATCACTCACCCGAAGgcccttttcttcttcttcttctctcaaaTTTGATGCTGGGGTTTCCATGGTTCAGGGAGCTTCCAGAGGAATTGGCCTTGAATTT GTAAAACAGCTGCTAGAGAAAAATGATAAAGGGCATGTTGTTGCTACTTGCCGAAATCCTGATGCTTCAACAGGTCTTGCCCAGCTCAAAGATAAATTTGCTGATCGTCTAAAACTTTTGCCCTTGGATTTGACTGTTGAAACTTCAATTCAG GCATCTGCATCGTCAGTTAGAGAGACATACGGCCATCTAAACCTTCTCATTAATGCGTCTGGCATTCTTTCCATACCTCAAGTATTACAACCAG AGACATCACTCAACAAATTGGAAAAATCAGCCTTGATGCTTACGTATGAGATTAACGCCGTCGGTCCTATCTTAGTTATCAAG CACATGTGGCCTCTTCTAAAAGTTGGAGGTGGCTTCGGCACTGAAAGAAGTACTGCAGTGGTGGCCAGTTTGAGTGCAAGGGTTGGATCTATTGGGGACAATCATCTTGGTGGTTGGCACTCGTATCGATCTTCAAAGACTGCACTCAATCAAT TGTCAAAGACGGCTGCGGTTGAATTTGCAAGAAAAAAGGATCCAATTGTCTGCATTTTACTGCATCCCGGCACAGTTGACACCGATCTCTCGAAGCCATTTCAGAAGAATGTTCCGAAAGAGAAGCTCTTCAGCAAAGAGTTCTCAGTGCAAAAGCTGCTAAGCATCATTGACAATGTCAAGAGTAATGACAATGGCAAGTTCTTTGCTTGGGATGGCCAAGAAATTCCTTGGTAA
- the LOC130969731 gene encoding annexin D8-like — protein sequence MATLVAPKDSSPIEDAETIKRACKGLGTDERALISILAHRNEAQRKLLRQAYLDLYHQDLIQQLKCEVSGKFERSLCYWTMEPAERDAAYAKEALEKATPNYYKIIIEIGCTRTSEELLAIKRSYQFLYKHSLEEDVASHTFSDIRRLLVAIVSTYRYEGHVIDESVAISEANIIHQIIEKKDFSNDEIIRILSTRSKKQLCVTFNSFRNIYGSTITKGLVASPSDEYLDALRTTIRCIKYPQRYFARVLRNAKNELGVDDDGVSRVIITRAEEDLKEIKDLYFKRNNVTLEDFVTNNISADGDYKNFLLALLGRI from the exons ATGGCTACTCTTGTTGCTCCCAAAGATTCTTCTCCAATTGAAGATGCTGAAACTATCAAGAGGGCATGCAAAG GATTAGGGACTGATGAGAGAGCCCTAATATCCATATTAGCACATCGAAATGAAGCACAAAGAAAACTTCTTAGGCAGGCTTATTTAGATCTTTATCACCAAGATCTTATCCAACAACTTAAGTGTGAAGTTTCAGGAAAATTTGAG AGAAGTTTATGCTATTGGACAATGGAACCAGCTGAAAGAGATGCTGCATATGCTAAAGAAGCATTGGAGAAAGCAACAccaaattattataaaataattattgaaattgGTTGCACTAGAACTTCAGAAGAGCTTTTGGCTATAAAGCGTTCATACCAGTTTCTATACAAACACTCTCTTGAAGAAGATGTGGCCTCTCACACATTTAGTGACATTAGGAGA TTGTTGGTTGCAATAGTAAGCACTTACAGGTATGAGGGACATGTAATTGATGAGAGTGTGGCTATTTCAGAAGCAAATATTATTCATCAAATAATTGAAAAGAAGGATTTTAGCAATGATGAAATCATTAGAATCTTAAGCACAAGAAGTAAGAAGCAGCTGTGTGTCACTTTCAATTCCTTTAGGAACATTTATGGCTCAACAATCACCAAG GGATTAGTAGCCAGTCCAAGTGATGAATACTTAGATGCACTGAGAACAACTATTCGTTGCATTAAGTACCCCCAAAGATACTTTGCCAGG GTGTTACGCAATGCCAAGAATGAGTTGGGAGTTGATGATGATGGTGTTAGCCGAGTTATAATCACCCGTGCAGAGGAGGATCTAAAAGAAATCAAGGATCTCTATTTTAAGAGGAACAATGTCACCCTTGAAGATTTTGTAACTAACAACATATCAGCAGATGGAGATTACAAGAATTTTCTTCTTGCTTTGTTAGGCCGTATCTGA
- the LOC130967461 gene encoding uncharacterized protein LOC130967461 isoform X3 — protein sequence MLGFPWFRELPEELALNFFCLVQVKQLLEKNDKGHVVATCRNPDASTGLAQLKDKFADRLKLLPLDLTVETSIQASASSVRETYGHLNLLINASGILSIPQVLQPETSLNKLEKSALMLTYEINAVGPILVIKHMWPLLKVGGGFGTERSTAVVASLSARVGSIGDNHLGGWHSYRSSKTALNQLSKTAAVEFARKKDPIVCILLHPGTVDTDLSKPFQKNVPKEKLFSKEFSVQKLLSIIDNVKSNDNGKFFAWDGQEIPW from the exons ATGCTGGGGTTTCCATGGTTCAGGGAGCTTCCAGAGGAATTGGCCTTGAATTT TTTCTGTCTTGTACAGGTAAAACAGCTGCTAGAGAAAAATGATAAAGGGCATGTTGTTGCTACTTGCCGAAATCCTGATGCTTCAACAGGTCTTGCCCAGCTCAAAGATAAATTTGCTGATCGTCTAAAACTTTTGCCCTTGGATTTGACTGTTGAAACTTCAATTCAG GCATCTGCATCGTCAGTTAGAGAGACATACGGCCATCTAAACCTTCTCATTAATGCGTCTGGCATTCTTTCCATACCTCAAGTATTACAACCAG AGACATCACTCAACAAATTGGAAAAATCAGCCTTGATGCTTACGTATGAGATTAACGCCGTCGGTCCTATCTTAGTTATCAAG CACATGTGGCCTCTTCTAAAAGTTGGAGGTGGCTTCGGCACTGAAAGAAGTACTGCAGTGGTGGCCAGTTTGAGTGCAAGGGTTGGATCTATTGGGGACAATCATCTTGGTGGTTGGCACTCGTATCGATCTTCAAAGACTGCACTCAATCAAT TGTCAAAGACGGCTGCGGTTGAATTTGCAAGAAAAAAGGATCCAATTGTCTGCATTTTACTGCATCCCGGCACAGTTGACACCGATCTCTCGAAGCCATTTCAGAAGAATGTTCCGAAAGAGAAGCTCTTCAGCAAAGAGTTCTCAGTGCAAAAGCTGCTAAGCATCATTGACAATGTCAAGAGTAATGACAATGGCAAGTTCTTTGCTTGGGATGGCCAAGAAATTCCTTGGTAA
- the LOC130965936 gene encoding uncharacterized protein LOC130965936, whose amino-acid sequence MLNKLYYEALDRCLRDILRGEAYYNAEMPFGGKVIVLGSDFGQILPVIPMGSRQDIVQASVNSSYLWQHCTVLRLAMNMQLTVGVSNEELEEISKFSERLLSIGDGLAGDSTDGESEVQIDEQILIIDADNPFDNMVDFVYPNLLSNLNNMTFFKDRSILGPTLEVINKANATIMDRLEGEEKLYLSSDTLCVEEENMESDLETLIPDILNAINCSGLPPHKLTLKVGVPVMLLRNIDQSNGLYNDTRLQVRRLGSHIIECVTLTGDNVGQVVIIPRMNMIPNNQALPFRFQRRQFPIIILFVMTINKSQG is encoded by the coding sequence ATGTTGAACAAACTATATTACGAAGCACTCGATAGATGCTTGCGTGACATTCTTAGGGGTGAAGCATACTACAATGCGGAAATGCCATTTGGAGGTAAAGTTATAGTTTTAGGGAGTGACTTTGGGCAAATCCTTCCTGTGATTCCAATGGGATCCCGCCAAGATATTGTTCAAGCATCAGTCAATTCTTCTTACTTGTGGCAACACTGTACTGTGTTAAGGCTGGCAATGAACATGCAACTTACTGTTGGAGTAAGTAACGAAGAACTTGAAGAAATTAGTAAATTTTCAGAACGACTATTAAGTATTGGGGATGGCTTGGCCGGGGATTCCACCGATGGAGAGTCGGAGGTACAAATTGACGAACAGATTTTGATTATTGATGCAGACAATCCATTTGACAACATGGTTGATTTTGTGTACCCAAACCTGTTGTCTAATCTAAACAACATGACATTCTTCAAAGATCGATCAATACTAGGTCCTACATTGGAAGTTATCAACAAGGCAAATGCTACAATAATGGATCGAttagaaggagaagaaaagtTGTACCTGAGCTCGGATACTTTGTGTGTGGAGGAAGAAAACATGGAGTCAGATCTTGAGACACTTATACCAGATATTCTTAACGCTATTAATTGCTCAGGATTGCCTCCGCACAAGTTGACTTTGAAAGTAGGTGTACCAGTCATGTTATTACGTAACATTGACCAATCCAACGGGTTATATAACGATACAAGACTACAGGTGAGGAGATTAGGCAGCCACATCATCGAATGTGTTACATTAACAGGGGACAATGTAGGTCAAGTCGTGATAATCCCGCGCATGAACATGATCCCGAATAACCAAGCTTTACCATTTAGATTTCAGCGAAGACAATTCCCaatcattattttatttgtaatgACGATTAATAAATCTCAAGGGTAA
- the LOC130967461 gene encoding uncharacterized protein LOC130967461 isoform X1 → MQLSTQNYFMASSRATRVLSLTRRPFSSSSSLKFDAGVSMVQGASRGIGLEFVKQLLEKNDKGHVVATCRNPDASTGLAQLKDKFADRLKLLPLDLTVETSIQASASSVRETYGHLNLLINASGILSIPQVLQPETSLNKLEKSALMLTYEINAVGPILVIKHMWPLLKVGGGFGTERSTAVVASLSARVGSIGDNHLGGWHSYRSSKTALNQLSKTAAVEFARKKDPIVCILLHPGTVDTDLSKPFQKNVPKEKLFSKEFSVQKLLSIIDNVKSNDNGKFFAWDGQEIPW, encoded by the exons ATGCAGTTGTCAACCCAGAACTATTTCATGGCATCGTCACGCGCCACGCGAGTCTTATCACTCACCCGAAGgcccttttcttcttcttcttctctcaaaTTTGATGCTGGGGTTTCCATGGTTCAGGGAGCTTCCAGAGGAATTGGCCTTGAATTT GTAAAACAGCTGCTAGAGAAAAATGATAAAGGGCATGTTGTTGCTACTTGCCGAAATCCTGATGCTTCAACAGGTCTTGCCCAGCTCAAAGATAAATTTGCTGATCGTCTAAAACTTTTGCCCTTGGATTTGACTGTTGAAACTTCAATTCAG GCATCTGCATCGTCAGTTAGAGAGACATACGGCCATCTAAACCTTCTCATTAATGCGTCTGGCATTCTTTCCATACCTCAAGTATTACAACCAG AGACATCACTCAACAAATTGGAAAAATCAGCCTTGATGCTTACGTATGAGATTAACGCCGTCGGTCCTATCTTAGTTATCAAG CACATGTGGCCTCTTCTAAAAGTTGGAGGTGGCTTCGGCACTGAAAGAAGTACTGCAGTGGTGGCCAGTTTGAGTGCAAGGGTTGGATCTATTGGGGACAATCATCTTGGTGGTTGGCACTCGTATCGATCTTCAAAGACTGCACTCAATCAAT TGTCAAAGACGGCTGCGGTTGAATTTGCAAGAAAAAAGGATCCAATTGTCTGCATTTTACTGCATCCCGGCACAGTTGACACCGATCTCTCGAAGCCATTTCAGAAGAATGTTCCGAAAGAGAAGCTCTTCAGCAAAGAGTTCTCAGTGCAAAAGCTGCTAAGCATCATTGACAATGTCAAGAGTAATGACAATGGCAAGTTCTTTGCTTGGGATGGCCAAGAAATTCCTTGGTAA